A region from the Desulfuromonas acetexigens genome encodes:
- the rpsU gene encoding 30S ribosomal protein S21, whose protein sequence is MEIQVVDNNVEKAIRVLKRKLQQEGLFREMKQRKFYEKPSVKRKRKEKEAQRRLRKKMRLMKRD, encoded by the coding sequence GTGGAAATCCAGGTCGTCGACAACAACGTCGAAAAGGCCATCCGAGTGCTCAAGCGCAAGTTGCAGCAAGAGGGACTCTTTCGTGAAATGAAGCAGCGCAAGTTTTACGAAAAGCCCAGCGTCAAGCGCAAGCGCAAGGAAAAGGAGGCCCAGCGTCGTCTGCGCAAGAAAATGCGCCTGATGAAGCGCGACTAG